From one Sphaeramia orbicularis chromosome 9, fSphaOr1.1, whole genome shotgun sequence genomic stretch:
- the aifm3 gene encoding apoptosis-inducing factor 3 isoform X1, with translation MGGCFSKPKPVEVKVELSLLEKEKEVDGLSPNGKASPFADCRPNGALGHGSDDDSTPLPLYHKPRDYVEASVCHVKDLENGQMREVDLGSGRALLIKEHGEFSAMGHKCPHYGAPLVKGVLSKGHVRCPWHGACFNIATGDIEDFPGLDSLPIFQVRVEKDKVIIRANKQALQLQKRSKPMGRCSAVINSSTGFSHVLIIGSGPAGLVCAETLRQEGFTDRIVMCTMDRHPPYDRPKLSKSLDSTAEQLRLRSIEFLQDHDIELLTEKEVVAVDVKTRSVTFEDGLRMEYRKLFIATGSKPKPMNYKGKDILNVFHLRTPEDANSIARLANNKNAVIVGTSFVGMEVAAALTDKAHSVSVIGIESVPFKKALGEKVGKAIMKLFEANRVKFYMLNEVSEMIGLHGQLKEVVLKSGKVLRADVCVIGTGCVPATGFLKQSGIHMDSKGFITVNKTMQTNVDGVFAGGDVVMFPFPPRNNKKVNIPHWQMAHVHGRVAALSMMGQATEIKTVPYFWSAMFGKTIRYAGYGDGFDDVIIQGDLDELRFVAFYTRSEEVVAVASMNYDPIVSRVAEVLGSGKTIKKRDVEMLARLGKTGDISWLIDKGSQ, from the exons ATGGGAGGATGCTTCTCCAAACCCAAACCAG TTGAAGTTAAAGTGGAACTCTCTCtcctggaaaaagaaaaagaggtggaTGGGCTGTCACCGAATGGCAAAGCGAGCCCCTTCGCAGACTGCAGACCTAACGGGGCGCTCGGACATGGCTCTGATGATGACtccacccccctccccctctaCCACAAACCACGGGACTACGTGGAGGCCTCAGTCTGTCATGTTAAGGACCTGGAAAATGGACA GATGCGAGAGGTCGACTTGGGAAGTGGCAGAGCTTTGTTGATCAAAGAACACGGGGAGTTTTCAGCCATGGGACACAAATGTCCTCATTACGGAGCGCccttggtcaaag GTGTACTGTCAAAAGGACACGTTCGCTGTCCCTGGCACGGTGCATGTTTCAACATTGCAACTGGAGACATTGAGGACTTCCCTGGGTTGGACAGTCTGCCTATTTTCCAG GTCAGAGTTGAAAAGGACAAGGTGATCATTCGTGCAAACAAGCAG GCTCTTCAGTTGCAGAAAAGATCAAAGCCCATGGGCCGATGTTCAGCAGTCATAAACTCTAGCACAGGCTTCAGCCATGTTCTCATCATTGGCTCAG GTCCAGCAGGTCTGGTGTGTGCAGAGACGCTGAGGCAAGAGGGCTTCACTGATCGCATCGTCATGTGCACCATGGACCGACATCCCCCGTATGACAGGCCTAAACTGAGTAAG TCCTTAGACAGTACAGCAGAGCAGCTAAGACTTCGCTCCATCGAATTTCTCCAGGATCATGACATCGAACTCCTCACGGAGAAAGAG GTTGTGGCTGTAGATGTTAAAACGCGGTCTGTGACCTTTGAGGATGGATTAAGGATGGAGTACAGGAAGCTTTTTATTGCTACAGGAAGCAA ACCCAAACCAATGAACTATAAGGGCAAAGACATCTTGAACGTCTTTCACCTCCGGACCCCTGAAGATGCGAACAGCATAGCGAGGCTGGCTAACAACAAGAATGCTGTAATTGTGGGAACATCATTCGTTG GTATGGAGGTGGCTGCGGCTCTTACTGACAAGgcccactctgtctctgtcattgGGATTGAGTCAGTCCCCTTTAAAAAAGCTCTCGGGGAGAAAGTAGGGAAAGCCATAATGAAG CTGTTTGAGGCAAACAGGGTGAAATTCTACATGCTTAACGAGGTGTCGGAGATGATAGGCCTTCATGGACAG CTGAAAGAGGTGGTACTGAAAAGTGGAAAAGTACTGCGGGCTGATGTGTGCGTCATTGGAACAG GATGTGTCCCTGCAACAGGCTTCTTAAAACAAAGTGGCATTCACATGGACTCCAAGGGCTTCATCACTGTCAACAAG ACGATGCAGACAAATGTCGATGGTGTCTTCGCTGGAGGAGATGTGGTGATGTTTCCTTTCCCACCACGTAACAATAAGAAGGTGAACATCCCTCACTGGCAAATGGCTCATGTACACG GGAGAGTGGCAGCTCTCAGTATGATGGGGCAAGCCACTGAGATTAAAACTGTGCCTTACTTCTGGTCAGCCATGTTTGGGAAGACCATTCGCTATGCAG GTTATGGTGATGGATTTGACGATGTCATTATTCAAGGAGATCTGGATGAACTGCGATTTGTGGCATTTTATACCAG GAGTGAGGAGGTGGTTGCAGTTGCCAGCATGAACTATGATCCTATTGTATCCCGAGTGGCAGAGGTCTTAGGATCCGGAAAGACGATTAAGAAACGAGATGTGGA GATGTTAGCACGACTTGGCAA GACCGGAGACATTTCTTGGTTGATCGATAAAGGCTCTCAATGA
- the aifm3 gene encoding apoptosis-inducing factor 3 isoform X2 — MGGCFSKPKPVEVKVELSLLEKEKEVDGLSPNGKASPFADCRPNGALGHGSDDDSTPLPLYHKPRDYVEASVCHVKDLENGQMREVDLGSGRALLIKEHGEFSAMGHKCPHYGAPLVKGVLSKGHVRCPWHGACFNIATGDIEDFPGLDSLPIFQVRVEKDKVIIRANKQALQLQKRSKPMGRCSAVINSSTGFSHVLIIGSGPAGLVCAETLRQEGFTDRIVMCTMDRHPPYDRPKLSKSLDSTAEQLRLRSIEFLQDHDIELLTEKEVVAVDVKTRSVTFEDGLRMEYRKLFIATGSKPKPMNYKGKDILNVFHLRTPEDANSIARLANNKNAVIVGTSFVGMEVAAALTDKAHSVSVIGIESVPFKKALGEKVGKAIMKLFEANRVKFYMLNEVSEMIGLHGQLKEVVLKSGKVLRADVCVIGTGCVPATGFLKQSGIHMDSKGFITVNKTMQTNVDGVFAGGDVVMFPFPPRNNKKVNIPHWQMAHVHGRVAALSMMGQATEIKTVPYFWSAMFGKTIRYAGYGDGFDDVIIQGDLDELRFVAFYTRSEEVVAVASMNYDPIVSRVAEVLGSGKTIKKRDVETGDISWLIDKGSQ; from the exons ATGGGAGGATGCTTCTCCAAACCCAAACCAG TTGAAGTTAAAGTGGAACTCTCTCtcctggaaaaagaaaaagaggtggaTGGGCTGTCACCGAATGGCAAAGCGAGCCCCTTCGCAGACTGCAGACCTAACGGGGCGCTCGGACATGGCTCTGATGATGACtccacccccctccccctctaCCACAAACCACGGGACTACGTGGAGGCCTCAGTCTGTCATGTTAAGGACCTGGAAAATGGACA GATGCGAGAGGTCGACTTGGGAAGTGGCAGAGCTTTGTTGATCAAAGAACACGGGGAGTTTTCAGCCATGGGACACAAATGTCCTCATTACGGAGCGCccttggtcaaag GTGTACTGTCAAAAGGACACGTTCGCTGTCCCTGGCACGGTGCATGTTTCAACATTGCAACTGGAGACATTGAGGACTTCCCTGGGTTGGACAGTCTGCCTATTTTCCAG GTCAGAGTTGAAAAGGACAAGGTGATCATTCGTGCAAACAAGCAG GCTCTTCAGTTGCAGAAAAGATCAAAGCCCATGGGCCGATGTTCAGCAGTCATAAACTCTAGCACAGGCTTCAGCCATGTTCTCATCATTGGCTCAG GTCCAGCAGGTCTGGTGTGTGCAGAGACGCTGAGGCAAGAGGGCTTCACTGATCGCATCGTCATGTGCACCATGGACCGACATCCCCCGTATGACAGGCCTAAACTGAGTAAG TCCTTAGACAGTACAGCAGAGCAGCTAAGACTTCGCTCCATCGAATTTCTCCAGGATCATGACATCGAACTCCTCACGGAGAAAGAG GTTGTGGCTGTAGATGTTAAAACGCGGTCTGTGACCTTTGAGGATGGATTAAGGATGGAGTACAGGAAGCTTTTTATTGCTACAGGAAGCAA ACCCAAACCAATGAACTATAAGGGCAAAGACATCTTGAACGTCTTTCACCTCCGGACCCCTGAAGATGCGAACAGCATAGCGAGGCTGGCTAACAACAAGAATGCTGTAATTGTGGGAACATCATTCGTTG GTATGGAGGTGGCTGCGGCTCTTACTGACAAGgcccactctgtctctgtcattgGGATTGAGTCAGTCCCCTTTAAAAAAGCTCTCGGGGAGAAAGTAGGGAAAGCCATAATGAAG CTGTTTGAGGCAAACAGGGTGAAATTCTACATGCTTAACGAGGTGTCGGAGATGATAGGCCTTCATGGACAG CTGAAAGAGGTGGTACTGAAAAGTGGAAAAGTACTGCGGGCTGATGTGTGCGTCATTGGAACAG GATGTGTCCCTGCAACAGGCTTCTTAAAACAAAGTGGCATTCACATGGACTCCAAGGGCTTCATCACTGTCAACAAG ACGATGCAGACAAATGTCGATGGTGTCTTCGCTGGAGGAGATGTGGTGATGTTTCCTTTCCCACCACGTAACAATAAGAAGGTGAACATCCCTCACTGGCAAATGGCTCATGTACACG GGAGAGTGGCAGCTCTCAGTATGATGGGGCAAGCCACTGAGATTAAAACTGTGCCTTACTTCTGGTCAGCCATGTTTGGGAAGACCATTCGCTATGCAG GTTATGGTGATGGATTTGACGATGTCATTATTCAAGGAGATCTGGATGAACTGCGATTTGTGGCATTTTATACCAG GAGTGAGGAGGTGGTTGCAGTTGCCAGCATGAACTATGATCCTATTGTATCCCGAGTGGCAGAGGTCTTAGGATCCGGAAAGACGATTAAGAAACGAGATGTGGA GACCGGAGACATTTCTTGGTTGATCGATAAAGGCTCTCAATGA
- the cldn26 gene encoding putative claudin-24, translating into MVFLTPKMMERTALFVTFGGFVTSLTTTFIPFWKTMNSDLNEVENWFSGLWHMCLYTEEVGIQCKAYESVLALPMDLQISRVFMMVSIGTGVMSMLAAFPGMEGVNCLQEPKLKRGLIILSGVLAWISGLTTLAPISIVAYTTVVEFWDEGFPDVMPRWEYGEAMFSGWFGGLALVLGGTLFFIAVCMGDFNQRSQSAPNSPQVKHRARMQYLKTEVL; encoded by the coding sequence ATGGTTTTCCTCACGCCTAAAATGATGGAAAGGACTGCACTGTTTGTGACATTTGGTGGGTTTGTCACTTCTCTAACCACCACCTTTATACCATTTTGGAAGACAATGAACTCTGACCTGAACGAGGTGGAGAACTGGTTCTCTGGACTGTGGCACATGTGTCTTTACACCGAGGAGGTTGGGATCCAATGTAAGGCCTATGAATCTGTTCTAGCACTGCCGATGGACTTACAGATCTCCAGAGTGTTCATGATGGTGTCTATCGGCACTGGTGTCATGTCAATGCTGGCGGCCTTTCCCGGGATGGAAGGGGTAAATTGCCTGCAGGAGCCAAAGCTGAAGAGGGGGCTCATCATCCTCAGCGGGGTGCTGGCCTGGATCTCAGGACTCACCACTCTGGCTCCAATCTCCATAGTGGCTTACACAACTGTGGTGGAGTTCTGGGATGAGGGTTTTCCTGATGTGATGCCTCGCTGGGAGTATGGAGAGGCCATGTTTTCTGGGTGGTTTGGAGGTCTGGCTCTGGTCCTGGGAGGAACCCTTTTCTTCATCGCTGTGTGCATGGGAGACTTCAACCAGCGGTCACAGAGTGCACCCAACAGCCCACAGGTGAAGCATAGGGCACGGATGCAATACCTGAAGACTGAGGTTTTATAA